Proteins found in one Scomber scombrus chromosome 15, fScoSco1.1, whole genome shotgun sequence genomic segment:
- the cdk9 gene encoding cyclin-dependent kinase 9, translated as MQRDKTSNAGAAEKPDREAAIMSKYYDGVEFPFCDEFSKYEKMAKIGQGTFGEVFKAKHRQTGKKVALKKVLMENEKEGFPITALREIKILQLLKHENVVNLIEICRTKATQFNRYKGSIYLVFDFCEHDLAGLLSNANVKFTLAEIKKVMQMLLNGLYYIHRNKILHRDMKAANVLITRDGVLKLADFGLARAFSLAKNSQGNRYTNRVVTLWYRPPELLLGERDYGPPIDLWGGGCIMAEMWTRSPIMQGNTEQHQLTLISQLCGSITAEVWPGVDKKYELYQKMELPKGQKRKVKDRLKAYVKDPYALDLIDKLLVLDPAQRIDSDDALNHDFFWSDPMPSDLKNMLSTHNTSMFEYLAPPRRRGHMPQQQPNQNRNPATTSQTEFDRVF; from the exons ATGCAGcgagacaaaacaagcaacGCCGGTGCGGCTGAAAA GCCGGACCGGGAGGCCGCCATAATGTCGAAATACTACGACGGAGTTGAGTTTCCTTTCTGTGACGAGTTCTCCAAATACGAAAAAATGGCCAAAATAGGACAGGGGACCTTTGG CGAAGTGTTCAAAGCAAAGCACAGACAGACCGGCAAGAAGGTCGCACTGAAGAAAGTTCTGATGGAGAACGAGAAAGAAGGG tTTCCCATCACAGCTCTGAGAGAGATCAAGatcctgcagctgctcaaacaTGAGAATGTGGTGAATCTGATAGAGATCTGCAGAACTAAAG CGACTCAGTTCAACAGATACAAAGGCAGCATCTACCTGGTGTTTGACTTCTGTGAGCACGACCTGGCCGGCCTGCTGAGTAACGCCAACGTCAAGTTCACCCTGGCAGAGATCAAGAAGGTCATGCAGATGCTGCTCAACGGACTGTACTACATCCACAGAAACAAG ATCCTTCACAGAGACATGAAGGCGGCTAACGTGCTCATCACCAGAGACGGGGTCCTGAAGCTGGCCGACTTCGGTTTGGCTCGAGCCTTCAGCCTGGCCAAAAACAGCCAGGGGAACCGCTACACTAACCGCGTGGTCACACTGTGGTACAGACCTCCAGAGCTGCTGCTGG GTGAGCGAGACTACGGCCCCCCTATTGACCTGTGGGGAGGGGGCTGCATCATGGCAGAGATGTGGACCAGAAGTCCCATCATGCAGGGGAACACAGAGCAGCACCAGCTCACTCTCATCAGCCAGCTGTGTGGCTCCATCACTGCTGAG GTGTGGCCTGGCGTGGACAAGAAATATGAGCTGTACCAGAAAATGGAGCTGCCTAAAGGCCAGAAGAGGAAGGTGAAGGATCGCCTCAAAGCTTACGTCAAAGACCCGTACGCCCTGGACCTGATCGACAAGCTGCTGGTCCTGGACCCGGCCCAGCGCATAGACAGCGACGACGCGCTCAACCACGACTTCTTCTGGTCCGACCCCATGCCCTCTGACCTGAAGAACATGCTCTCCACCCACAACACCTCCATGTTCGAATACCTGGCGCCGCCCAGACGGAGAGGCCACATGCCCCAGCAGCAGCCCAACCAGAACAGGAACCCCGCCACCACCAGCCAGACCGAGTTCGACCGAGTGTTttag